One stretch of Euphorbia lathyris chromosome 7, ddEupLath1.1, whole genome shotgun sequence DNA includes these proteins:
- the LOC136201200 gene encoding protein TIC110, chloroplastic-like, translating into MYKNLIRQCVNVLLMVFQKQEVFLSMLSLLLIGRRIFRQRLETGDHDGDVEQRRKLIYVSTLVFGDASSFLLPWKRVFKFTDSQMWMWMWRSL; encoded by the exons ATGTACAAGAATCTGATCCGTCAGTGCGTGAATGTTCTGTTGATGGTGTTTCAAAAGCAAGAAGTATTTTTGAGCATGCTGTCATTGCTGCTG ATTGGTAGACGGATTTTCAGGCAAAGGCTTGAAACTGGAGATCATGATGGTGATGTAGAGCAGCGTCGG AAGTTAATCTATGTCTCAACTTTGGTTTTTGGAGATGCATCATCATTTCTTTTACCTTGGAAGCGTGTTTTCAAATTTACTGATTCTCAG